One window from the genome of Microbulbifer sp. ALW1 encodes:
- the rpsF gene encoding 30S ribosomal protein S6: MRHYEIVFLVHPDQSEQVPGMVERYTATIKESGGDVHRLEDWGRRRLAYPINKIHKAHYILMNVECTEEALAELTTNFKYNDAVLRNLVIREDEAITEESPIMKAEKESRERKAARAERSERRERAEREDDSSEGAEEAASSDNNEDEE; the protein is encoded by the coding sequence ATGCGTCATTACGAAATTGTATTCCTGGTTCACCCGGACCAGAGCGAGCAGGTGCCCGGCATGGTCGAGCGCTACACTGCGACCATCAAAGAAAGCGGTGGCGACGTTCACCGTCTGGAAGACTGGGGCCGCCGCCGTCTGGCTTACCCGATCAACAAAATCCACAAAGCCCACTACATTCTGATGAATGTTGAGTGTACCGAAGAAGCGCTGGCGGAACTGACCACCAACTTCAAGTACAACGATGCGGTGCTGCGTAACCTGGTGATTCGTGAAGACGAAGCCATCACCGAAGAAAGCCCGATCATGAAGGCTGAGAAAGAGTCCCGCGAGCGCAAAGCAGCGCGCGCAGAGCGCTCTGAGCGTCGCGAGCGCGCCGAGAGGGAAGACGATTCCTCCGAGGGCGCTGAAGAAGCCGCGTCTTCCGACAACAACGAAGACGAAGAGTAA
- the rpsR gene encoding 30S ribosomal protein S18: MARFFRRRKFCRFTAEGTKRIDYKDLDTLKAYVSETGKIVPSRITGTKAKYQRQLATAVKRARYIALLPYTDSHEA, encoded by the coding sequence ATGGCACGTTTTTTCCGTCGTCGTAAGTTCTGCCGTTTCACTGCCGAAGGCACCAAGCGTATCGACTACAAAGATCTCGATACCCTGAAAGCCTACGTTTCTGAAACTGGCAAAATCGTACCGAGCCGTATCACTGGCACCAAAGCCAAGTATCAGCGTCAGCTGGCCACTGCGGTCAAGCGCGCGCGTTACATTGCGCTGCTGCCGTACACGGACAGCCACGAAGCTTAA